A genomic segment from Aegilops tauschii subsp. strangulata cultivar AL8/78 chromosome 1, Aet v6.0, whole genome shotgun sequence encodes:
- the LOC109751506 gene encoding uncharacterized protein, with product MEAAADEEQEGLSAQSPAQAPPSSASSLPKEQSQVELELRLLQALEFYPPSKLKGIHRHFILYGLMEYLRKSLDRQFSADEVLQLLDRFFNLEMLKPDDDEKDNFGQTEEFALPDNFFKKED from the exons ATGGAGGCGGCCGCCGACGAGGAGCAGGAGGGGCTGTCCGCGCAGTCGCCGGCGCAGGCGCCGCCTTCATCAGCGTCCTCCCTTCCAAAG GAGCAGTCGCAGGTGGAGTTGGAGCTGAGGCTGCTCCAGGCTCTCGAGTTCTACCCTCCCTCCAAACTGAAAG GCATTCATCGCCACTTCATTCTATACGGCCTCATGGAATACTTGAGAAAAAG CCTTGACAGACAATTCTCCGCGGATGAAGTTCTGCAACTGCTGGACCGCTTCTTCAACCTAGAGATGCTG AAACCAGACGACGACGAGAAGGATAACTTCGGCCAGACTGAAGAATTCGCCTTGCCGGACAATTTTTTCAAGAAGGAAGATTGA